CCCAAAAAATTATTAATATCAGCCGAAAATTCCAACAACAGCAACTTAGAAATAAATTAAAAGATATTGAATACTTCTCTTCAAAAATGTTTAAAGATCTTTTACGCAAGAAATCATTTATAAAACACATCATGATTGACCCAGAGTCTTTTGAACTAACAATTATTGACCACAATAATGACTCTATAAATAAAGATATACTTTCTGCAGGAGAAAAGGAATTACTGGCCCTTTCCATAATATGGGGTACTATAAAATCTTCTAAAAAAGAGCTACCACTCATCCTTGATACGCTTTTAGGAAGACTTGATAATGAACATAAGCTTGCCATTATTTCTAAGCTTCTACCACGCCTTGGCGTGCAAAACATTGTTCTTTCTACCGATTCAGAAATTGATTACAAATTATACTCAAATCTTCGTAAAAATGTAGCTAATGAATATACACTAAATTACGACAACAACAACAAGAAGACTAATATTGAAAGACACTTCTTTAATTTTGAGAAAGAAAAGGTGGAGCAAGAATGAACTTTCGTCTGAAAACAACGGTTGAAACCGCAGAATTACTCAAAGGCCTTCAAAATTCCACCGGATTGACGCCAAATATTTTAGCTAGACTTGCAATCTCACTATCTGTATTAATCCCTGAAGAACCCGAGTTGGTCTCTTCCGATAGCAAAGGGTTAGAATTTAACCGGAATACCTTAACAGGTGACCGTGATTACTTTTATAAAGCAATAATTCGGCAAAATGCAGTGAGAGAGATTCATGAAGATGAGTACTTCCCCACTATGTTTAATGCACATTTGTCTAGAGGAACAAAGCTTTTAAACGAAGAATATAAGCACTCTGGTAATTATGATAAACTGCTTAAAAATTTACTTAAGCTTGCGGAAGAAAACATAAAGGGGGCGTAGGTGATGCTCTATCTGGATAACAGCGCTACTACACATATTCTTCCAGAAGTAAAAGAAGCTATGGAAACGTTCCTAACATCTGAGTATGGAAACCCTTCAGGTAAATATTACAATTTAGCAATAAATGCAGAATCAGCAATTAGTCAAGCTAGAGAGCATGTTTCTAAGCTTATTAATTCATCGAGTAAAGAGGTCATTTTTACTAGTGGTGCTACAGAGAGTAATAATATGGTCATTAAAGGTGTTGCTGATTATTATTCAGATAAGGGAAAACACATAATTACATCAAAAGCAGAACATAATGCAGTACTAGATGTTTGCGTGTTTCTTGAAGAAAAAGGCTTTGAAGTTACTTATTTAGACGTTGATCAATATGGAAGAGTGAATCCTTTAGAATTTCAAGCTTCCATTAGAAAAGATACAATCCTAGCAACTATTATGTGGGGTAATAATGAACTTGGCTCACTTAATGATATTAATTATCTATCAAAAATCTGTGCGGAAAACAATATTCTATTTCACACCGACGCTACCCAAGTTATGGGTAAAGTAGAAATTAATTGGAATGATTTAGATAGTGTGAGCTTCTTGTCTTGTTCTGCACACAAAATGCACGGACCAAAAGGAGTCGGGGCGTTGGTCATTAGAGCAGATCAATATGGAAGACTAATCCCTTTTACTCCTCTTCTTCATGGTGGTGGGCAAGAGAATGGGATTAGAAGCGGAACCTACTCTGTCCATAATATTGTCGGCTTTGGCGTAGCAGCAAAAATAGCCAAAAATAATTTACAGAAACATATGAAACATCTATGGAATCTAGAAGAGAAACTGCGAAAAATACTGATGGATCAGTTTGCTGATAACATTGCATTTAATTCAGATGATGAAAATAAGATTCCTGGTGTCTTGAATGTTAGATTTAAAGGGTTAAATAACGAAGTTCTACTAAAGAAACTGGCACCTGTAATTGCTGCCTCTTCGGGATCCGCTTGTAGTAGCGCTCATCCTTCTCATGTTTTACAGGCCACGGGGTTAAATTTAAAGGAGGTTAGAGAGTCTATACGATTTTCCTTCTCCCCTTACACTAGCATAGAAGAAGTTGATATTTTCACGGAATTATAAAGAGCAAGGTATAATACCTTGCTCTTTTTATTACAAGTTCAAATCTTTTAATAAACGATTTTTATTTAGCTCTTCACAATCACTAATCGATTCAAATTCTTGAATATAATCAATGACTATTTGTAACGCATTTTTTTCATCTTGCATAATTAATTCTTGTAACTTTTTTATCCCAGCGCATGCATACTCTTCAGCTATTGTTATTTTACTGTGAAACTGTTCTTCTGATCCATTCATTGCGAACGAAAGATCCCCTGTATCTAGCACAGCAATTAAATTAATCAAAGGTTCGTCCGTACGCTCTTTAAATACTTGCCATGGAATTGGCTCTGCTGATTCATTAAAAGAAATACGTTCACTTTCTAAGAATCCTATAACCAAAGACAGCATAAATATATCCTTATACGTGTCAAAAATACCAAATTCTTTTTTATTAGTTAATCTTAAATATAGCTCTTCCTGATCTTTTGGCCTTCTTATTCTCCGATTGTACATACCTTTTACCACCTCCGTATTTCTGTATATTCATGTGAATCATTCTTTCGAGGATCATGATAATGTAATTCATAGTGATTACTTACATAAGGAGACAAGGACCTTTCTACTTCGCCCTTCCACTGAGAAGTGGAGACTATTACTATTATTTGTTCAGAGAGCTTCGGGATCCCTTCAGCGACTCTTTCTCTATGATTAGAATCTAAAGCTCCAAAAGGAGAATCCATTACTAATGGATAAATACCACCTTCATTTATTACTTTCGTTGCTTTTCTTTGATAATGCTTCCGCGCAATATCAACAATTGCTCCAATAAAAGATAAACTAGTAATTTGCCTTTCCCCTTGAGATAATGGTACCTTTTCTCCATAATGATTCTTAACCTCTAGTTTAAAGTCATCCGTTAAAGATATTTTGTATCCTTTGCGTAAGAAATTACTGTACACCCCTTCTATCGTTTCCTGAAGATCTGTTTTCACTTCTTTTTCTTTTAATACGTATATTTTCTGCATAACTTCTTTAAGTTTGTTACTGGTGTTTAGTCTTCTTTTTGCTAATTGAGCTTTGTCTTCTATCTGCTGTTGCTTGCTAATTTGTTTCGCTACTTCTCTTCTTCTCTTATCAAGATCCTCTAAAGTATGTTCTATAACTCCGATTCTCTTCTGATATTTAATACTTTTCTCCTGGTGTTCCCTTCGATTATTCTCAAGAGCTGATACATTCTCTACACTACGATTACTGAGGTCATGGCTTATTTCTTCTAATCTGTTTCCAATATCTCTAACTAATTCTTTTAATTGATACAGTTCTCTCTCATGTGTGGATACATCTTCCATAAACCACTCTTTTTTATCTAAAATTAGAGCTATTTGAGAATATAAATTATTCTTTAGCATCGTTTGGTTTTGCGGCCCCAATTGCCCCAACAAAGATTCCAAATGTTTTTTTTGTTGATTACATAAGTCCTGTCCACAAATACAGACATTTTTATTCAGAATTGCTTCTATAAGATCAGTAGATAAATTTGGATAAACGATCCCCTCTGGTTCACCAACACTTTTAAATTTTTCTTTTGCCTTCTCTGAAAGAATGCTGCTCATCGCCAAGTAGCCATATTTACTTACTAATCTACTGAGAGCATCTTCTTTGTGATCCATTTTTTGTTTTGTTTCTTTTAAATTCGCTTCCAGTTCTTTTCTTTCCTTATACCTTTCTTCAATACCCCTCACTAAGTTCAACTGTCCGTCTATATCTGCGACTTGTCTTGTAAGTATTTTTATATTACTTTTTAATTGTGCTTCTTCTTCTATAAGATCTGTCTTTTCTGACTCTAAGGCCTCTTCCGTCTCTAGTAATTCCTTTGTTTTCTCATCCGCTAAGCTAATCCATTCTTTCTGGAATTCTTTTCCTACATCCTCTATGTGTTTAATTCCTCTATCAATAATTTCTAGGTCCATTACTATTTTTACAGCATCTTGTATTTCACCATTATCCTCATGTCGGGATAAACTGTCTATTCGTTCCCCATCAAAAAAGAAATAGTTTCTTAAATTCTCAGGCATAACTCTATTAATTTCTACTGAAGGGTTACTAAGCTTTTTCAACCGGCCCTCTTCATAAAATTGAAGCAGTACATCACTTTCCTCATTTCTTATTTCTCCAGTATTCTTCCTACCTGTCTTGCTTCTTTTAAGTATGTAGGTGATTTCTTTAGATATAAACTCCATTTCTACAAACATAGCTATAGTATCTCCACTTTCGGTGGTCTCAACAGCCTGTGAGTTCATTAATTGGTTAGAGTCAGGTAAGTCCGTTACCCCGTATAAGCACCAGTTAAAGGCATTAAGCAGCGCTGTTTTTCCCGATCCGTTCTCTCCATGAATGACAGTTACATTTTTATCGTTTGAATTGGAAAACTCAATGGTTTGGGTTCCATAGTATTGACGAAAATTATGCAAAGTAATTTTATTAATAATCACTTATTTCACACCCTCTCGGATGAAATTGTATATGTCTTTCTTAATAGAGGTCCCTTGAAGAGACTTTCGATGCAATAAATCTTTTTCAGCCTTAACAATCTTCATAAATATTTCTTGCTCATTGTTTTCTAACTCATCTAAAATACGATATAAATCATTCTCGTTCATGTAATAAACACTCCCTATATATCCATTAAATTGAATTCTTTTTTAAGTTCCCATATAACATCTTCCGCTTCAGGTCCATTAATAGCTAAACTGGAAAATTCTTTAAATCTCAAAAATTCTTTTTTTAACTGCGACCTAACCATATTGTGGTAATCATCTGAAGCGTCCGAAATTTCTGCTAGATCGGGGGGGACCACAATGAAATCATATATTGTAGCCGCCTTCTTACCGCTATGTTTTCTAAGCACTCTTCCACGCCTTTGTACAAACTCCTTAGGGTTACCGGAACTTGCTATCAAATACGCGTATTTAGTTGCAGGGACATCAATCCCTTCATCTAAACACTTGATTGCAACTAAAGCCTGCGTGCTACCGGCCTCAAAATTTGAAAGGAGATCATCTCTTTCCAAATTTGTTTCCCTGGATGTAAATCGACTTGCTTTTAGCTCAAAGTGCTCTCTTAATATCTTTACTACCACATCTACCTGTCTTTCCCCTTCAAATTCTCCATCCCCACAATAAAATAAAGAGTGAGAGTTGACTCCTGTTTCTTTTAACAGTCGAATGAGCTCATATAATTTATTTTCGGCAGACTGAATAATACGAGCACGTCGTAAAGATAACTTTTCCATCGATTCCTTAGCAGAAGAATCCTCTTTAGAACGAAAGTACAGTTTCTTAATTTTCTTTGTAAGCTCGACATACTCTTCAGTCTCACGATCATTTAAATGAACTAGCCTTGGATAATAATAATATTTAGTTAAAAAACCCATTTCTATAGCTTCTTTTAGGGAAAAGGAAAAGACAACTTCATTTCCAAAGTAGGATAAGAGGTTATCCGTCCCTTCTATATCTCTCCATCTAGTTGGAGTAGCTGTCAAAGCTAACCTATACTTCACGTGCTGTGGTAAGGACCTATTTAATTTATTTGCGCCGAAGTAATGGGCTTCATCCACAATTAATAGTGTGTTTTCGTCCATTTTGTTTAATTTTTCTTGA
This sequence is a window from Bacillus sp. SB49. Protein-coding genes within it:
- a CDS encoding DndE family protein, with the protein product MNFRLKTTVETAELLKGLQNSTGLTPNILARLAISLSVLIPEEPELVSSDSKGLEFNRNTLTGDRDYFYKAIIRQNAVREIHEDEYFPTMFNAHLSRGTKLLNEEYKHSGNYDKLLKNLLKLAEENIKGA
- a CDS encoding cysteine desulfurase family protein — translated: MLYLDNSATTHILPEVKEAMETFLTSEYGNPSGKYYNLAINAESAISQAREHVSKLINSSSKEVIFTSGATESNNMVIKGVADYYSDKGKHIITSKAEHNAVLDVCVFLEEKGFEVTYLDVDQYGRVNPLEFQASIRKDTILATIMWGNNELGSLNDINYLSKICAENNILFHTDATQVMGKVEINWNDLDSVSFLSCSAHKMHGPKGVGALVIRADQYGRLIPFTPLLHGGGQENGIRSGTYSVHNIVGFGVAAKIAKNNLQKHMKHLWNLEEKLRKILMDQFADNIAFNSDDENKIPGVLNVRFKGLNNEVLLKKLAPVIAASSGSACSSAHPSHVLQATGLNLKEVRESIRFSFSPYTSIEEVDIFTEL
- a CDS encoding DNA phosphorothioation-associated protein 4, which codes for MYNRRIRRPKDQEELYLRLTNKKEFGIFDTYKDIFMLSLVIGFLESERISFNESAEPIPWQVFKERTDEPLINLIAVLDTGDLSFAMNGSEEQFHSKITIAEEYACAGIKKLQELIMQDEKNALQIVIDYIQEFESISDCEELNKNRLLKDLNL
- a CDS encoding AAA family ATPase, with the translated sequence MIINKITLHNFRQYYGTQTIEFSNSNDKNVTVIHGENGSGKTALLNAFNWCLYGVTDLPDSNQLMNSQAVETTESGDTIAMFVEMEFISKEITYILKRSKTGRKNTGEIRNEESDVLLQFYEEGRLKKLSNPSVEINRVMPENLRNYFFFDGERIDSLSRHEDNGEIQDAVKIVMDLEIIDRGIKHIEDVGKEFQKEWISLADEKTKELLETEEALESEKTDLIEEEAQLKSNIKILTRQVADIDGQLNLVRGIEERYKERKELEANLKETKQKMDHKEDALSRLVSKYGYLAMSSILSEKAKEKFKSVGEPEGIVYPNLSTDLIEAILNKNVCICGQDLCNQQKKHLESLLGQLGPQNQTMLKNNLYSQIALILDKKEWFMEDVSTHERELYQLKELVRDIGNRLEEISHDLSNRSVENVSALENNRREHQEKSIKYQKRIGVIEHTLEDLDKRRREVAKQISKQQQIEDKAQLAKRRLNTSNKLKEVMQKIYVLKEKEVKTDLQETIEGVYSNFLRKGYKISLTDDFKLEVKNHYGEKVPLSQGERQITSLSFIGAIVDIARKHYQRKATKVINEGGIYPLVMDSPFGALDSNHRERVAEGIPKLSEQIIVIVSTSQWKGEVERSLSPYVSNHYELHYHDPRKNDSHEYTEIRRW
- a CDS encoding DEAD/DEAH box helicase family protein, with the translated sequence MTFHLPEYIQLRDYQKKAIRNWRQNKGTGLLEMATGTGKTITALALASDLFQDMKRLNIIIVTPFTQLSSQWMDECRNFGLKPIKGYQASKLWQAQLDDAIRAYKKGYTDLVVTVTTNATFSMPSFQEKLNKMDENTLLIVDEAHYFGANKLNRSLPQHVKYRLALTATPTRWRDIEGTDNLLSYFGNEVVFSFSLKEAIEMGFLTKYYYYPRLVHLNDRETEEYVELTKKIKKLYFRSKEDSSAKESMEKLSLRRARIIQSAENKLYELIRLLKETGVNSHSLFYCGDGEFEGERQVDVVVKILREHFELKASRFTSRETNLERDDLLSNFEAGSTQALVAIKCLDEGIDVPATKYAYLIASSGNPKEFVQRRGRVLRKHSGKKAATIYDFIVVPPDLAEISDASDDYHNMVRSQLKKEFLRFKEFSSLAINGPEAEDVIWELKKEFNLMDI